From the Paenibacillus sp. MMS20-IR301 genome, the window ACAGCGACATATACAGCAGATATATGAACTGGGCGATCATGAGCATACCGGCTACATTGACCGTCAGAAACCTGTAAATATCATCGATCCGGAAAGCAAGCAGTGCATTGAGCAGAAGCGCCCCCAGGCAGAAAAGCGAGTACGCCACTTGAACATTGCGCAGCCGGGTAGTCAGCCCGCGCTTGCCGGGTCCGAATAGCTGTTCGAAATAAATTGTAAATGACGGCAGAAGCGTGAACAGTGCCAGATCGAAGCAGACCTCCGTCAGACGCCCCCCGCTGCTTACAATCAGCGGAAGGAACGGTGAATACGTAATCAGCAGCACACCAAAGGAAATAATGACCAGTATCAGGAATAAGCCGCCGGAGAAAAAGTCCGGTTTAAGGAACAGCAGGCAGATCAGCAGCGCCCCGCCCATAAAGACCAGCGCCGCTCCGATGACCAGATCGACCATATCCTGCTTCACATAGAAGGACAGCAGCTTCTCATAGCTGCCTACCCTGACCTCTCCAAGGGTTCCAAATTCCCTGCCGCTGCCGGCGCTCCAGAGATACAGCTGGCCGCCGCTGTCTCCGCCCGATAACGGAATCAGTACCTTATTCCCGTTATAGTTTATGACCCCCTTGGAATCATAGATTAGCCTGCCGTCTATATATGCTTTTAGGCGGTCACCATATACTTTATCAATCAGAAGTGCCGAATTCGCCTCTGTCCGCGGTAGAGTAAACCGCAGCCAGGCAGAAGCAGCACCTGCAGGCGCATGGGGCCTGGGTGACTCTGCCTGCACAGTCCTCCACGCTCCGGAAGGTGCTGCCATGGTCTCCTGAATATCACTTCTCGCTGTCTGCTCCCACTTAAGCCCCCATACCGGCAGGGCAACCTCCTTGTGTCCGCCCCATTCCATGGCGATGCCAACCGGAATGACGGCAATCACGAGCAGCAGCATGATTAACGCTGCCGCTGTTTTTGTTGATGGCAACTTCATTGTGGCACCTCAGTGAATCCTTAGTTGTATTTACATAGTTCATATGATTCTTATTTTCGACAACGTTCGCACTATACCTGCCTAATCTTGCAAAAAACCTCGAAATAACACGTATGATTTGGTTATTTCCTCTGAACATTGAATATATTAAGACAATGGGCTGCCTTACAGGTATACAGATTCGCCTCTGGTGTAACGGGTATACAATTACTATAAGATGAAGGAGGCTTGCCATGGACACCCGCCGGAAACCAGCCAAGGAACAAGCCGATGTTCCCGATGATTTGATTACCGAACGTGATATTGATGAGGATTTCGGCCTGTTTCAGGAAGGAAGCTATCCCGGCGCACTGCCGGATGAGGATCAGGAAGCAGCGCTTAAGCATGCTGTTCCTAAAGAGGGCCAGACGTAAATTCAAAGGAGCTGAACAGCAATGGGCAATGAGTTCAACAAGACGGAAGCTGATTTCGTGTATGAGCGTTACACCAAAATGGGCAGCATCCCCCCTGAACAGGATATTCCGCTGGAAGAGCGGCGGCCGCTAGGGACGATTACCGAGCAAAGCCCTGGCACCGAAGCCAGCGATAACGGCAACCAGCCGCTCGAATCTGCGCTGGCCAGCCATGATCCTGCTAACTTTACACCGATCGATTTCGATGGTGTAGTGGATGACGGATCAGATCCGGCGCTGGTAGGTGACAATATCCTGGCAGCCGATATCGGGCTGAACGTCCCGGACTCCGGGCTTGGCCCGCGTTCCGGGCGGACACTCCCTTCCACCGGGACTCCCGGACCTGAACGGGACGAGCTGCTGGAATCCGCTGCAATCTACGCGGCCGGCGCCGCAGGACTGACGGGCAGCGTAATCGATTATGCCGATGAAGAGGATACGGCGGGGGAATGGACGGACGGGGACGAGCTGCCGCTGGAGGATATCCCGGATGCGGATGACCTCGCCCCCGGCAGTGACGTTGACCCGGTCTCTCCGGACCTTGATGCCATGCCGGGAACGGATGTCCTTAACGGCTCCAGCGGTGAAGAGGAATAACCGCCAGTTTACCTGTAGCTTGCTGCTGCGTGACGCCATGCTTGCGTCTTGACTTTTAAGCCAAATCAACTTACGATAATTTCATTCAATACGGCGATGGAGTTCGCCATAACCGTCCCTTACGGGACTAATGACTCCTACCAGTGGTCACCCGCTGGTAGGAGTCTGTTTATTTTCAGGAGTATATTATAGGTACGGGGGCAAATCGGATGAAGAAGACATACGACCGCTGGATACAGCTCGCAGCGGGCCGGAGCCAGCTTGCACTGCTGAGCACATTCGTGAAATGGGTAATCCTCGGGGGACTGGTAGGGTTACTGTCGGGAAGTGCATCTGCACTGTTCCTGTCCAGTCTGGATGCCGTGACCAGGATCCGGCTGGAGCACGCCTGGCTGCTGTTCCTCCTTCCCTTAGGAGGCGCAGTGGTCAGCGGCTTGTATATGCATTACGGAAAGAGCAGCGCCAAAGGAAACAATCTGATTCTGGAGCAAATCCGGCAGGGCACCGAAGCCATTCCGCTCCGGATGGCACCGCTGGTGCTTGCGGGAACACTGATTACCCATCTCTTCGGCGGTTCTGCCGGCCGCGAGGGTACGGCTGTACAGATGGGCAGCAGTCTGGCAGATGCCCTTGGACGATGGCTTAGAATTACTCCGGCCGACCGGACGATTCTGCTAATGTGCGGCATAAGCGGAGGCTTCGGCTCGATCTTCGGCACTCCGCTGGCCGGAACCGTCTTCGGTCTTGAGGTGATTGCGATCGGACTGCTCAGCCACAAGGCACTGCTGCCCTGCTTCGCAGCCAGCTTTACCGGCGATCTCGTCACCACCCGCTTATGGGGGGTCCATCATATCCATTATAAGGTCGATCTGTATCCGGCGATGGATGGACTGGTGCTGCTTAAGGTGATTGCCGCCTCCATTCTGTTCGGTCTGGCCAGCCTGCTGTTCAGTGAGCTTACCCATTATTTGAAACGCAGCTTCACTGCACTTATTGCAAATCCTATGTTAAAAAGCTTCACCGGCGGCCTGATCATTATCGCCTTGGTCTACATAGCCGGTTCGCGGGATTACCTCGGCCTCGGGATCCCGCTGATCAGCGATTCCTTTGAATCCGGGGTTCATCCCTTCGCCTTCCTCTGGAAGCTGATCTTCACCGCCTTCACCCTGGGAACCGGATTCCAGGGGGGCGAAGTGACACCGCTGTTCGCCATCGGGGCGACTATGGGGAACAGTCTGGCCGGACTGCTTCATCTCTACGGGCCTTTCCTGGCTTCACTCGGTTTCATCGCCGTGTTCTGCGGAGCCGTCAACACACCGCTCGCCTGCTTCATTATGGGCATTGAGCTGTTCGGCTCCGGCGGAGCGGTATACATGTTCATCGCCTGTGTCATCAGCTACCTCTTCTCCGGACACAGCGGCATATATAGCTCCCAGCTCATCGGCATCTCCAAAAGTGCCCTGCTTCCCGTCCCCGAAGGGACGACACTGGCAGACTCCAAGCTTATAAACCCCCGTTCCAGGGGACAAGACTTAAAGTAATCTCTCTGTACCGCAGGCAGACCCGGCAGGAGCAATACGGTTTTGCATCAGGCGGGACAAAGAAGGTATGATATATGGGTTAGTACAATCAGATGATAAAAGCATAAAAGGAGAGATTCAGACGTGAAGCTTATGTCAAGAAAATCCGTCATTCTGCTGGCGGTAATGTGCCTGATGCTTGTGGTCCTGGCAGGCTGCGGCAACAAGCCGGCGGCGAACAATGCTGCGGGCAACGGAGGCAGCAACGCTTCCGGCAATACAGCGGGCAGTGAAGCTACAGCTGCTCCGCAGAATAATGCGTCCGGCAATACCGCAGCTACAGAAGGCGTACCTTCGGCGGACGCCAGCCATCCGGTCGTTACTATTGAAATGGATAACGGCGGTATTATTAAGGCCGAGCTATATCCTGAAGTTGCCCCTAATACAGTCAACAACTTCATCTCGCTGATCCAGAAAGGCTTCTATGACGGAACCATCTTCCACCGGGTCATTCCCGGCTTCATGATTCAGGGCGGTGACCCTGACGGCACAGGGATGGGCGGTCCGGACTACGCAATCGCCGGCGAGTTCTCTGCGAACGGCTTCACCAACAACCTTCAGCATACGGAAGGCGTTCTGTCGATGGCCAGAAGCCAGGATATGAACTCGGGCGGCTCACAGTTCTTCATTATGGCTGCTGATTATCCAAGCCTTGACGGCAGCTACGCTGCCTTTGGCAAAGTAACGGAAGGGATGGATGTTGTCCAATCTATCGTCAACCTGCCGCGTGATGCCTCCGACCGGCCGGATCAGCCGCCGGTGATGACCAAGGTTACGGTAGACACGCTTGGCGTGACCTACCCCGAACCGGACAAGCAGTAGAAATATATGTCTTTATGAAATACAGCAGCGGCGGAACAAGACTTAGGAATCAAGTCTTGCTCCGCCGCTGTTTTAAGATTAAACGGAGAATTCATCAATAATCTCTGCCACTTCAATTTCCCCGTTGATCAGCAGCTCTGGAAGTCCGTTGTTAATATTGCCCTGCCAATATTCTCTTGCTTGTTCAATTTTCCGGGCGAAAGGCACCCCTTCTTCCTTTGGCAAAAGGTTAGCGTCGCCTTCAAAAATGGCCCCGGTAACCCGAAGCTTCACGATCTGTAACACCTTCCGGTGGAATGAATCAAATAATTCTTTCCATTTCAGAGCGTCCTCGTAGCTTCTCGCAGCATATAAGCAAGACAAGCGTGAAGGATATTCAGGATATTCCTGCAGCCTTACCATTTCCACAATTACTTCTCTGATTGCTCTAATGGTCTGGCCAACATAATTCATCGCTACATCTGCATTCTCTTTATCCAGCTTCAATCCATCGTTAGTATAATGGCCTTCCATGATCTGAATGAAGTCTTCACCCTTGAAATTCAGCTGCTCCTTCTCAAAAAAGAAGTTATACAAGGTATTCTTCTGATTGCTGTCAAAGCGGATGATCTGGCCTAAAGCCATCTTCTTTCTGGTTACAAGGTGATATACGTACAATTCTTTCTCTTGCATAACCCGTCCTCCATTAACTGTGAACCCCTGTTTTTATTTAGTATCATTCACTTGAGCAGCGGTGAAATTTCTTGTTAAATTCTTCAGCCATTTCAATTGACGATACCGCATTAAGGCCGCCGGCATTTTAACAACTTCATCCAGACTGATTACGATATAAATAGCGATAGGCGGGAAATGCCATACAAAAGCGCTGATATAACTCAAAGGCAAAATCACGCCCCACATTACAATCGTATCACACCAAAAACCGAATTTGGAATCCCCCCCAGCAACAAATAAACCGGCAATGGTTGTTGCGTTCATCGACTTGGCAATACAATAGTAAGCACATATATAAAGCATGCCATGCAAATACTCTTGTGCATTCGGACTCAGATCAACCGCAAGGAATACCAACGGTTTCATTAGTAATATGAGTCCGCCGGAAAGAACGCCAAATATCAGTGCATACCAGATCATGCGGCTCCCAGCCTTCTTTGCCATATCAATATCGTTGTTGCCCAAATACTTGCCTACAAGAACTGAACCCCCGGCCGCAATCCCCCCGGATAATACAACAGCCAAATTTTTCACTACGGATGCAACAGAATTGGCTGCAACCATATCAGCGTTTACATGTCCGATAATTGCTGCAGTCGCAGTCAAAGCACCGCCCCATACGATATAGTTACCTTGTACAGGCGTTGTGTACCTCAGATAATCCTTCAGTAATTTGCGCTGAGCTTCATCATGCTTAGGGAGCTGGAAGCGGACGGTTCCCCGTGTAACGGAATAGATATAACACCATCCCAGTTCAAAAAACCGGGCAGCAACTGTCGAAAGGGCTACAGCCGTGATTGCTTTTTCGGGCATATCCGGAAAAAACACAAATATACTTAATGCATTTAAAAGGATATTTAAAAGCAAGCCTGAAGAACTGATTAAGGCACTCAATCGTGCCTTCTCCATACTTCTGATCACACCCAGATACATCTGAGCGAATCCCATAGCAAGATAGGAAAAGGAAATTGCATGAAGAAAGCTGGCTCCGTAGCTGATTAATTCATCATCTTGCGTAAAAAACTGCATAAGTTCATTTGGAAACTTTAAAGAAATAACGAAGAAAATAAGAGAGATAACAACGGCAAACGCACAGGCAATATTGAGAACTCTTTGAATGGTTTGCATGTCCTTTTTACCCCAGTATTGTGCGGCAAGAATACCTGCACCAGCTGACATTCCCATATAAAACAGGGTAAGAACAAAGGTGATTTGTCCTGCCAGGGATACTGCTGACATTGCGGACTGGCCTACGGCCCCTAACATTACAACATCTGCCGACACTGCAGCGGCCGCTATAAGATTTTGTAACGCGATAGGAATAACAAGATTCACAAGCTCCCGGTTGAATGTGCGGTTAAAGGTTTTATCTGTTCTATTCAAAATAGCTTACTCCTGCAAAGATAATATATGAATAATTGTGTTCATTACTGCATCATCATCATTAGATCCTGTGATGTATTTTGCAGCCTCTTTAAGTTCAGGAACAGCATTCGAGACAGCAAAGCTGTAGGCAGCACGGACAAGAAGCTCCAGATCATTGTATCCGTCTCCAAAAGCCATAGTCTCTTCCGGCTTGATATTCAGCAGATGCTGCAGGTGCTCTACAGTCGTACCTTTGTGTACATTAATGTTAGCAATATCGATCCAGGCGGCTTCAGACGCTACTATATATGCCGATTCGAAAAATCCGGAAAGTTTCTTGCGTGTTTCGAAGCATTGCAGCGCCGGGTCATAAATTGTTATTTTCACAAAATCATCCTGTATCTCCTTGAAATCAGCAACCTGTCTGACCTGAGCATAAGACCTTCTGACAAGATCGGCTTGTACAGTGTCTTTAATGACAGCCCCCTTCCGGGTGCAGGCAATAATAATATGATCCAGGCTGATTTCCTCCAGTAGCCGGATAATCTCCAGACCAAGCCTATTGCTAAGCAGGTTCTCATAAACAAATTCTCCGTTATGCTTAATACGCGTGGCGCTGTCCCCCAATATCCAAAGATCCTTTGCATCCTCTCCGAATAATTCTTCAACCCTCTCACACTGCTTACCGGTAACTGGAGCAAAAATAACACCTTGCTTCTGCATTATCTTTTTTACATCCTTATATAACTCTCTATTGAAATCACCCTCACTGTTCAGAAAGGTTCCATCCATATCCGTGAGTACTAATTTAATCATTACTATTCTCCCTCTCCTTCTGCTGAAGATTATCTTAAGCCGGCTTCTTCATCCAGATCCTCTTGTGTAATTCCTCTGTCTTTGTAATAATATTTCCGGTCATGCTCATCAATCATGCGCATTACTTTACAGGGATTACCAACGGCCAGAGAATTTGCCGGAATATCTTTGGTCACTACACTTCCGGCACCAATCACAGAATTTTCACCGATAGTGACTCCGGGACAGATGGTGACATTGGCACCAATCCAGCAATGATCTTGAATGTTTACAGGAAGTGCGTACATGTACCCCCGGTAATCCGGATGGAGCGGATGTCCCACAGTAGCAATGGTTACAGCAGGTCCGAACATCACGCCCTTTCCGATAATAATTTTAGTATCGTCGACAAAATTACAATTGAAATTAACATAAGACCCGTCCCCAATTTCAATATTGGTTCCATAGCAAAAATAGAAAGGGGGTTCAATCCATGCGTTTGTTGCTTTACCAAATATTTCAGCCATAAGCTGAACCCGTTTATTTAAGGCATCCGGCTCTGTAGAGTTATAGGCAAGCATCCGCTTTTTCGCCTGCATTCTGTCCTCCGGCAGTCCTTCACAATAATCAGTAAACAGCTTTCCGGAAGCAATCCGCTCTCTCATAGTCATAGCATTCTCTCCTCATTCATTCTTATTTTTCATCAAAATTGTATTGCATTATTGTTCTATTCAAGCAAAACGGATATAATTTTATCAAAATCGTATTATTTCCAAGGGGATGCTGGCGTGAAAACAAAGCTGGAAGTATTCTCCGACTTATCGGAAGAATTAAATTACAATCATCCTAATTTCCCGCTCTACGTGAGAAAAGGATTGCTAAACCAATTTGATAAATACGCTGCCGCGTGTCACTGGCATCCTGATCTGGAATTTATTTTGGTGCTGGAAGGCGAAATGGAATACTTTGTGAATGGCGAAATCGTAAATATCGGACAAGGGCACGGCTTTTTTGTTAACAGCAGACGTCTTCATTATGGTTTTTCTTCCAGGAAAATAAATTGTTCATTTCTGGTCATTGCCATACATCCCGCACTGTTTGGAGAAGGCGGAGTTTTGGGCAAAACCTTTTTTGAAGAGAACTTTGGTTCTAATACTGAAGACTACCTTCTGCTTACGCAGCAAAGTGATTGGGAAAAGAACATCCTACTGGCTTTAGAAGAAACTTATAAGGAAATGAACCGCACTCCGCATAACCCGCTGCGGCTGCTTTCTCTGGCTGCAGGACTTTGTGCCGATATAAGTGATCATATACAGCATGCCCCCGGGCAAGTTAACGATAACCAGTCCTGGATTATCCTCAGGAATATGACCGGGTTCATTCATCATCACTACGCTTCGAGAATAACGCTTGATGAGATCGCTGCTGCCGGTTCTGTCTGCCGAAGCAAATGTTGCGGATTATTCGATGAATATACCGGAAAAACCCCTAACTCTTATCTCGTGCGTTACCGCATTCAGAAGAGCTGTGAGATGCTGGCGGAAACCAATAGATCCATTAGTGAAATTGCCATAAGATGCGGATTTCAAAGTGCGAGTTACTTTTCATATGTTTTTCGTAACGAAATAGGTTTGACGCCATTGAATTATAGAAAAAACAGCCGGATCCAATCCTCTCTGGAAAAATGAATTAATCCCCCTTCCTCTTCACATTTTAATAATAGTATTTTTTTCATCATTTAAATCTCAAAATCAGCTTTATTTTTATCAATATCGTTCAAATTCAAACCTAAGAATAATACAATCGCTTCTCTTTTTCAGGCTGATTCCTCCGCTGCGCAAAAAAGCCATCGTCCAACAACCGGACAATGGCTCTTTAATTAACCTCATATAAAGGGATGCTGCGGCTTACTGGAAAAACGTATTCTTGGCCTTCCACTGCTCCAGCTTGATGAATACCCAGAAGCCGTAGATTCCCAGTGTAATCACAGACAGGAGTAACCACTTAATCCAATGTCCGAACAGGCTCACGGCACTGCCTTCAAACCGCAGGCGCTGCCCGTTCACCACGGTATGCTCTGCTTTCCAGCGGTAGATCATAACTACGGACCAGGGATAGCAGATACCCAGCGTACAGACGGTAACCAGCCAGCCGGCCAGGCACCAGCCGATGTATTCGATCAGCTTCCCGTCAAAGTAAGATCCTCTGCTGCCATGATTCATTTCCGCATTCCAGTTAACAGCCCCCATAAACTTCCACCTTTCAAGTCTGCAAAATGTTTCCTGGTTCTATTTTCCTGATTATCCATCCCATAATCTGCTACATTTCTCACTATTCCGCCAAATATTATCTTCTGCTGAGGGCATGCTGCCCGTTTTGCAGGAAGGTACTGCGGCTGCGGCGCAGCAGGGCAATCCGCTCCTCGGCAAGCTGATCCGCCGCTGCATAAGCCGGAATTCCGTTCAGTGACGAGATTTCCAGTACACGGGTGATGCTGTCGTAGATTTTGGCGATCTGCTTGAATGCCCGTTCCTTGTTGTAGCCGTTCAGCTCATCCGCGATGTTAATTACACCGCCGGCATTAATAACATAATCCGGAGCGTAGACAATTCCCATCTCATGCAGGGCGGTCCCGTGGCGCGGCTCCGCAAGCTGATTGTTGGCTGCACCGGCAACGACCTTCGCTCTCAGATGCGGCAGTGTTTCATCATTAATCGTTCCGCCTAAAGCGCATGGTGCATAGATATCGCAATCCGTCTTCATGATTTCATCAGGGTTCACGGCAGCAGCACCGTATGCCTCTACCGCGCGGGCCACAGCTTCCTTATGAATGTCAGTGACAATCAGGCGTGCACCTTCCTCATGAAGATACTTGCAGAGCGTGAAGGATACGTTGCCGACACCTTGTACCGCTACAGTTCTGCCTGATAGCGAATCGCTGCCGAAGGCTGCTTTTGCCGCTGCTTTCATCCCCTGATACACCCCGAAGGCTGTAGCCGGTGAAGGATTGCCGGATGAGCCGTATGTAGCCGAAATACCAGTAACGTAATCCGTCTCCTGATGGATGATGTCCATATCCTCTTCTGTAGTCCCTACATCCTCAGCTGTAATGTAACGTCCGTTCAAACCCTGTATGTATCTGCCGAAGGCGCGGAACATGGCCTCGTTTTTATCTTTTTTGGGATCACCGATGATTACCGTCTTGCCGCCGCCCAGATTCAGCCCGGCTACGGCGTTTTTATAAGTCATGCCCTTAGCCAGCCGGAGCGCATCCGTCACAGCTGCTTCTTCCGTAGCATAAGTCCACATTCTCGTCCCACCCAGGGCAGGTCCCAGTGTAGTGTCATGAATAGCAATGATTGCTTTTAACCCTGATGCCTTATCCTGACAAAATAACACCTGCTCGTAATCATGCTGCCCCATTGCTGCAAACAATTCCATTAGATTCATTTCTCCTGTCTCTGCATTTTGTTCGTGTTACGTTTCATTACAAAGCTAGTCCTTCCAGAATCTGTTGTCAAGTTCATTTGTCCCTTTTTCAGGTTTTTTCATGAAAATCCATGAAAGAGCAGACATCAGCCTTACATCTCTTGTCAGAGGGCTGGCTGATGTCTGCTGCCGGTTTAGCTTATTCATGCCCAATATTGATCCGGCCGGTATTCAATCTCGGATTGTACAGTTATAGTTAAGCGTCCTGCTTCCGCATCATAACTTACCGGAAGATCACCTACGTAGTACCAGTGCTTAATCACCGGACCGTGAGCCGGCTCCTCGAACCGGAATACATTCAGCTCTGACTTCAGCTCCACTACAGCCGCACCTTTATCTGCCGGCACTCCCGTTAAGGTAATCAAGGTCAGTCCGTCCTGCTCATCGAAGGTATATCCGGCACCATCCGTGCTGCTGACCAGCATGCGTCCGGTGACTGAATGCTTAACGAGCACTCTTTCCTGCTCTGCCATTTGAGGTTCCTCCTTCATATATGTGCTCAGGCAAGTTACGGCAAATCGATCAGCATGACCAGCACATCCGCTCCAGCCTTCAGCGTAAGTGATTCTGTCTCCTCAATCCGCGCGGAATCCCCCGGCTTCAGCACATGCTCACCGTTAAGCGTAAGCCCGCCCTCTATCAGATACACAAAGCTGCGCCGCCCCGGCTCCTGGCGGAAATCAAGCTTATTCCCCGCCTGCACCCTGCCGAGATAAATCGTCATTTCCTGGGCAATGCCGACAATCTCTGCCGCAGGCTCTGCTGCGACTACCGGCAACAGCCTCCCTGCAAGCTTACCCGGGTCAAACCGCCCTGTTGCATACGAAGGCGCCGTTCCGCGGGTCCGCGGCATAAACCACAGCTGCAGGAGCCGGACCGGCTCGCTGCTTGACGGGTTATGCTCCGTATGAATCGCACCTGTTCCCGCCGACATCCGCTGAATTCCGCCAAATGTTGTTTCAGCCACATTACCCAGGTTGTCCTCATGGCGCAGCACGCCGGACAGTACGATGGAGACAATCTCCATGTCACTGTGCGGATGGGCCCCGAAGCCTTTTCCCGGAGCAATCGTATCATCGTTACAGACCCGCATAGGGCCAAATGAAGTGTTATCCGGATCATAGAAATCCCCAAATGAGAAAACATGGCTGCCTTTCAGCCAGCCATAATCGAACCGGTGTGCAGACTCTGCGGGATAGACTCTAATTATTGTAATCCCCTCCTCAATGGTTTGCTGATGC encodes:
- a CDS encoding DUF2441 domain-containing protein is translated as MQEKELYVYHLVTRKKMALGQIIRFDSNQKNTLYNFFFEKEQLNFKGEDFIQIMEGHYTNDGLKLDKENADVAMNYVGQTIRAIREVIVEMVRLQEYPEYPSRLSCLYAARSYEDALKWKELFDSFHRKVLQIVKLRVTGAIFEGDANLLPKEEGVPFARKIEQAREYWQGNINNGLPELLINGEIEVAEIIDEFSV
- a CDS encoding HAD-IIB family hydrolase — translated: MIKLVLTDMDGTFLNSEGDFNRELYKDVKKIMQKQGVIFAPVTGKQCERVEELFGEDAKDLWILGDSATRIKHNGEFVYENLLSNRLGLEIIRLLEEISLDHIIIACTRKGAVIKDTVQADLVRRSYAQVRQVADFKEIQDDFVKITIYDPALQCFETRKKLSGFFESAYIVASEAAWIDIANINVHKGTTVEHLQHLLNIKPEETMAFGDGYNDLELLVRAAYSFAVSNAVPELKEAAKYITGSNDDDAVMNTIIHILSLQE
- a CDS encoding MATE family efflux transporter gives rise to the protein MNRTDKTFNRTFNRELVNLVIPIALQNLIAAAAVSADVVMLGAVGQSAMSAVSLAGQITFVLTLFYMGMSAGAGILAAQYWGKKDMQTIQRVLNIACAFAVVISLIFFVISLKFPNELMQFFTQDDELISYGASFLHAISFSYLAMGFAQMYLGVIRSMEKARLSALISSSGLLLNILLNALSIFVFFPDMPEKAITAVALSTVAARFFELGWCYIYSVTRGTVRFQLPKHDEAQRKLLKDYLRYTTPVQGNYIVWGGALTATAAIIGHVNADMVAANSVASVVKNLAVVLSGGIAAGGSVLVGKYLGNNDIDMAKKAGSRMIWYALIFGVLSGGLILLMKPLVFLAVDLSPNAQEYLHGMLYICAYYCIAKSMNATTIAGLFVAGGDSKFGFWCDTIVMWGVILPLSYISAFVWHFPPIAIYIVISLDEVVKMPAALMRYRQLKWLKNLTRNFTAAQVNDTK
- a CDS encoding Glu/Leu/Phe/Val dehydrogenase, with the protein product MELFAAMGQHDYEQVLFCQDKASGLKAIIAIHDTTLGPALGGTRMWTYATEEAAVTDALRLAKGMTYKNAVAGLNLGGGKTVIIGDPKKDKNEAMFRAFGRYIQGLNGRYITAEDVGTTEEDMDIIHQETDYVTGISATYGSSGNPSPATAFGVYQGMKAAAKAAFGSDSLSGRTVAVQGVGNVSFTLCKYLHEEGARLIVTDIHKEAVARAVEAYGAAAVNPDEIMKTDCDIYAPCALGGTINDETLPHLRAKVVAGAANNQLAEPRHGTALHEMGIVYAPDYVINAGGVINIADELNGYNKERAFKQIAKIYDSITRVLEISSLNGIPAYAAADQLAEERIALLRRSRSTFLQNGQHALSRR
- a CDS encoding voltage-gated chloride channel family protein gives rise to the protein MKKTYDRWIQLAAGRSQLALLSTFVKWVILGGLVGLLSGSASALFLSSLDAVTRIRLEHAWLLFLLPLGGAVVSGLYMHYGKSSAKGNNLILEQIRQGTEAIPLRMAPLVLAGTLITHLFGGSAGREGTAVQMGSSLADALGRWLRITPADRTILLMCGISGGFGSIFGTPLAGTVFGLEVIAIGLLSHKALLPCFAASFTGDLVTTRLWGVHHIHYKVDLYPAMDGLVLLKVIAASILFGLASLLFSELTHYLKRSFTALIANPMLKSFTGGLIIIALVYIAGSRDYLGLGIPLISDSFESGVHPFAFLWKLIFTAFTLGTGFQGGEVTPLFAIGATMGNSLAGLLHLYGPFLASLGFIAVFCGAVNTPLACFIMGIELFGSGGAVYMFIACVISYLFSGHSGIYSSQLIGISKSALLPVPEGTTLADSKLINPRSRGQDLK
- a CDS encoding DapH/DapD/GlmU-related protein; the encoded protein is MTMRERIASGKLFTDYCEGLPEDRMQAKKRMLAYNSTEPDALNKRVQLMAEIFGKATNAWIEPPFYFCYGTNIEIGDGSYVNFNCNFVDDTKIIIGKGVMFGPAVTIATVGHPLHPDYRGYMYALPVNIQDHCWIGANVTICPGVTIGENSVIGAGSVVTKDIPANSLAVGNPCKVMRMIDEHDRKYYYKDRGITQEDLDEEAGLR
- a CDS encoding AraC family transcriptional regulator; this encodes MKTKLEVFSDLSEELNYNHPNFPLYVRKGLLNQFDKYAAACHWHPDLEFILVLEGEMEYFVNGEIVNIGQGHGFFVNSRRLHYGFSSRKINCSFLVIAIHPALFGEGGVLGKTFFEENFGSNTEDYLLLTQQSDWEKNILLALEETYKEMNRTPHNPLRLLSLAAGLCADISDHIQHAPGQVNDNQSWIILRNMTGFIHHHYASRITLDEIAAAGSVCRSKCCGLFDEYTGKTPNSYLVRYRIQKSCEMLAETNRSISEIAIRCGFQSASYFSYVFRNEIGLTPLNYRKNSRIQSSLEK
- a CDS encoding DUF898 family protein, which produces MGAVNWNAEMNHGSRGSYFDGKLIEYIGWCLAGWLVTVCTLGICYPWSVVMIYRWKAEHTVVNGQRLRFEGSAVSLFGHWIKWLLLSVITLGIYGFWVFIKLEQWKAKNTFFQ
- a CDS encoding peptidylprolyl isomerase is translated as MSRKSVILLAVMCLMLVVLAGCGNKPAANNAAGNGGSNASGNTAGSEATAAPQNNASGNTAATEGVPSADASHPVVTIEMDNGGIIKAELYPEVAPNTVNNFISLIQKGFYDGTIFHRVIPGFMIQGGDPDGTGMGGPDYAIAGEFSANGFTNNLQHTEGVLSMARSQDMNSGGSQFFIMAADYPSLDGSYAAFGKVTEGMDVVQSIVNLPRDASDRPDQPPVMTKVTVDTLGVTYPEPDKQ
- a CDS encoding ATP-binding protein, producing MKLPSTKTAAALIMLLLVIAVIPVGIAMEWGGHKEVALPVWGLKWEQTARSDIQETMAAPSGAWRTVQAESPRPHAPAGAASAWLRFTLPRTEANSALLIDKVYGDRLKAYIDGRLIYDSKGVINYNGNKVLIPLSGGDSGGQLYLWSAGSGREFGTLGEVRVGSYEKLLSFYVKQDMVDLVIGAALVFMGGALLICLLFLKPDFFSGGLFLILVIISFGVLLITYSPFLPLIVSSGGRLTEVCFDLALFTLLPSFTIYFEQLFGPGKRGLTTRLRNVQVAYSLFCLGALLLNALLAFRIDDIYRFLTVNVAGMLMIAQFIYLLYMSLSYARRGNRDAIIFTIGFSVFAVLSLSELLIYFFSAERYHLHWWKWGVVVFVISLIVILGRRFAGSHEKAVEYSRKLEKFNNELQRSEKMEIISELAASVAHEVRNPLQVTRGFLQILGERSGKQEKEYLQMAMEELDRASVIITDFLTFAKPGTDAEDVFEVSGELKHVSGILVPLANLQGGAIELQLQEDLQVNGSPAKFKQAFINLIKNSIESLEEEGLIVVTAWRTGGQILISVRDNGEGMKVSELARLGEPYYSNKTKGTGLGLMVTFRIIEAMNGSIEFHSRKGEGTEVIVKLPALINN